From Lawsonia intracellularis PHE/MN1-00, the proteins below share one genomic window:
- a CDS encoding small ribosomal subunit Rsm22 family protein, with protein MKNELLFAKQVLKGTNQKRMNISKARLNYSRGGKICKLDKVRNKQQQPLFQPIISDLTPFTKQLLEILPYILDKTLHLSHSQRIALPDDIHNLSCLLTSERKGLYKSYWSNARFCSAYLWYFFPWNLIRLTSLISNLALPEPKSEVVIMDLGSGPLTLPVALWLSKPTWRNCKIKLICVDTAIQPMNIGLKLFKQIAAQLKESFVWDVTLIRGNYTQVLKSISSPLHLIMSGNMLNELKGKTNHLIRSRMEQMVMLINNVLHSDGAALFVEPGTRLGGKLMSTLREVAIQDTFISIAPCTHTAFCPLFNSTNNLWCHVLFDVDAPQWLLNLSQAANLSKVKVSFSFQLLRYRKNTLKLLDNTTSFLTGRVLSGGFPVLGMGTAQYVCTKKGLALMSYTRGIPSGARVLCKPLPGNQRDIRSGALKVEWVSTLEKE; from the coding sequence GTGAAAAATGAATTACTATTTGCTAAGCAGGTATTAAAAGGTACTAATCAAAAAAGGATGAATATTAGTAAAGCAAGACTTAATTACAGTAGGGGAGGAAAAATTTGTAAGTTAGATAAGGTGAGGAATAAACAGCAACAGCCGTTATTTCAACCAATTATTTCAGATTTAACACCTTTTACAAAACAATTACTAGAGATTTTACCTTACATTTTGGATAAGACTCTTCATCTTTCTCACTCACAGAGAATAGCATTACCTGATGATATTCATAACCTTTCTTGTTTATTAACCTCTGAAAGAAAAGGTTTATATAAATCATATTGGAGCAATGCACGTTTTTGTTCAGCTTATTTATGGTATTTTTTCCCGTGGAATCTTATACGTCTTACGTCTCTAATATCAAATCTTGCATTACCTGAACCTAAATCTGAAGTCGTTATTATGGACTTAGGTAGTGGTCCTTTAACGTTACCTGTGGCCTTGTGGCTTTCCAAACCAACCTGGCGTAATTGCAAAATAAAGCTTATTTGTGTGGATACTGCAATTCAACCTATGAATATAGGGTTGAAACTTTTTAAACAAATAGCTGCACAACTAAAAGAATCTTTTGTGTGGGATGTTACATTGATACGTGGTAATTATACCCAAGTACTAAAATCTATTAGTTCCCCTTTGCACCTTATTATGTCTGGAAATATGCTTAATGAATTAAAGGGAAAAACAAATCATCTTATTAGAAGCCGTATGGAACAAATGGTAATGCTCATAAATAATGTTTTACACTCTGATGGAGCAGCATTGTTTGTAGAGCCTGGAACACGTTTGGGTGGAAAGCTTATGTCTACATTAAGAGAAGTTGCTATACAAGATACATTTATTTCTATTGCTCCTTGCACACATACAGCTTTTTGTCCTTTATTTAATAGTACAAATAATCTTTGGTGTCATGTCTTGTTTGATGTAGATGCACCACAATGGTTATTAAACCTTAGTCAAGCAGCTAATTTATCAAAAGTTAAAGTAAGTTTTTCTTTTCAGTTATTAAGGTATAGAAAGAATACTTTGAAACTATTAGATAATACTACTTCTTTTTTAACTGGGAGGGTCCTTTCTGGAGGATTTCCTGTTTTAGGTATGGGAACAGCTCAATATGTTTGTACAAAAAAAGGTTTAGCTCTTATGTCTTATACACGTGGTATTCCATCAGGTGCAAGAGTATTATGTAAGCCTTTACCAGGAAACCAGAGAGATATACGTTCAGGTGCATTAAAAGTTGAATGGGTATCTACTTTAGAGAAAGAATAA
- a CDS encoding KdsC family phosphatase, which translates to MSFNNNNNNNKIANKTLEHQYTHTSFQEQLLKERAHSIRLLILDVDGVMTDGSLYYEDTGLCMKRFNVLDGIGIRLAKEAGLSIAIVSGMDVPCVERRLKDLGISDYHPGINNKHAHIDKLRTQKNLQWSEIAYVGDDWVDLAPMTSVGLPIAVDNAVPEVKELALYITKRKGGDGAIREVIDLLLIYQNKKEALLHTWMNLK; encoded by the coding sequence ATGAGCTTTAATAATAATAATAATAATAATAAAATAGCAAATAAAACTTTAGAACATCAGTATACTCATACATCTTTTCAAGAACAACTATTAAAAGAACGTGCACATAGTATACGTCTCCTTATCCTTGATGTGGATGGTGTCATGACAGATGGTAGTCTTTACTATGAGGATACAGGATTATGTATGAAACGATTCAATGTACTAGATGGGATAGGTATTCGACTAGCCAAAGAGGCAGGATTATCAATTGCTATTGTTTCTGGAATGGATGTTCCATGTGTAGAGCGTCGCTTAAAGGATCTTGGTATTTCTGACTATCACCCTGGGATTAATAATAAACATGCACACATTGATAAGCTGCGTACTCAAAAAAATCTTCAATGGAGTGAAATTGCATATGTTGGAGATGATTGGGTAGACTTAGCTCCCATGACTTCTGTAGGCTTACCTATTGCTGTGGATAATGCTGTACCTGAAGTAAAAGAATTAGCACTTTATATTACTAAACGTAAAGGTGGAGATGGAGCTATACGAGAAGTTATTGACTTATTGCTCATATATCAAAATAAAAAAGAAGCTCTTCTTCATACATGGATGAATCTTAAATGA
- the hpf gene encoding ribosome hibernation-promoting factor, HPF/YfiA family codes for MNIVFTFKNFEPSDHLRKYARRRLEKLTRFVGKKVSLEIQLLMDVDKFRQKVEVQVVGEGLNISAAETTEDMYGSIDLAIDKIESQIKKYTARYREQRRSGRNKNIDIFPFELIDEDGVRTITGREHFSPKPMDLDEAAMQLETSGFEFLVFLNAETDRVNVIYHRKNGDFGLIDPVI; via the coding sequence ATGAATATTGTATTTACTTTCAAAAACTTTGAACCATCTGATCATTTGCGTAAATATGCACGACGTCGCCTTGAAAAACTTACTCGTTTTGTAGGAAAAAAAGTATCTCTTGAAATACAACTTCTTATGGATGTCGATAAATTTCGACAAAAAGTAGAAGTACAAGTAGTAGGAGAAGGACTTAACATATCAGCAGCAGAAACAACTGAAGATATGTATGGCTCTATTGATCTAGCCATTGATAAAATTGAATCTCAAATAAAAAAATATACTGCACGCTATAGGGAACAAAGACGCAGTGGTCGCAATAAAAATATTGATATTTTCCCATTTGAATTAATTGATGAAGATGGTGTACGGACAATTACAGGACGAGAACATTTTTCTCCAAAACCTATGGACCTTGATGAAGCAGCTATGCAACTAGAAACTTCAGGATTTGAATTCCTTGTGTTTCTAAATGCAGAAACTGATCGTGTTAATGTCATTTATCATCGAAAAAATGGTGACTTTGGTTTAATTGATCCTGTTATTTAA
- the lptB gene encoding LPS export ABC transporter ATP-binding protein: MATLKGVELQKWYGNREVVCGVSPVIHQNEIVGLLGPNGAGKTTSFYMLTGIIKPSSGKIFFENQDISSWPLYQRARVGISYLPQESSVFRHLTVRQNLQIILEYTTYSKSKQKQKADALLEDFGLTYLENSYAVHLSGGERRRLEIARALIRQPKFILLDEPFAGIDPLAIHDIQSIIQLLREKNIGILISDHNVRETLNICDRAYLMVKGQVILTGTPDDIINSKKARSMYLGESFCL, encoded by the coding sequence ATGGCAACACTTAAAGGTGTTGAGCTACAAAAATGGTATGGAAACCGTGAAGTTGTTTGTGGTGTCTCACCAGTTATCCATCAAAACGAGATAGTAGGTCTTCTTGGCCCAAATGGTGCTGGTAAAACAACTTCATTTTATATGCTCACCGGAATCATTAAACCATCAAGTGGAAAAATTTTCTTTGAAAATCAGGACATCAGTTCATGGCCATTATATCAACGTGCACGTGTTGGTATTTCATATCTCCCACAAGAAAGTTCTGTTTTTCGTCACTTAACTGTTAGGCAAAATTTACAAATTATATTAGAATATACAACATATTCTAAAAGTAAACAAAAACAGAAAGCTGATGCTCTTCTTGAAGATTTTGGTCTTACTTATCTTGAAAACTCTTATGCTGTACATCTTTCTGGTGGTGAAAGACGTAGGCTTGAAATAGCTAGAGCACTTATCCGACAACCAAAATTTATTTTACTTGATGAACCATTTGCAGGAATTGATCCTTTAGCTATTCATGATATACAAAGTATTATTCAGCTCCTTCGTGAAAAGAATATTGGTATTCTTATATCTGATCATAATGTACGAGAAACACTAAATATTTGTGATCGAGCTTATCTTATGGTGAAAGGCCAAGTTATTCTTACAGGAACACCTGACGATATTATTAATAGTAAAAAAGCTAGAAGTATGTACTTAGGAGAAAGTTTCTGTTTATAA
- the rapZ gene encoding RNase adapter RapZ, producing the protein MTLKKIIPNLQKTQNNNNNSISSPLLPHTVQEYFPVIIIVGMSGAGKSTALHVFEDLQLVTADGIPPSLVTSMIHTVQSSSLEHVQGLALGINQHRIHTMQELEHTFQEMRSQHIYFTLLYLEADMPTLIKRYAATRRPHPLEQYHIGLEHALEEEAKRLIPIRQTADIVLDTTTYSIHDLRRFLQKSWNPYPEKIRSIKINIISFGFKYGVPNEADLLFDLRFLPNPYFVEELRPLSGMDKKVATYVLNSASGIKFKKHLIRFLSFLLPLYDAEGRYRITIALGCTGGKHRSVAISELLLHELTKKNYTVSIEHRHMELG; encoded by the coding sequence ATGACTTTAAAAAAAATAATACCTAACCTACAAAAGACACAAAATAATAATAATAATAGTATTTCTTCTCCATTATTACCTCATACAGTTCAAGAATATTTTCCAGTAATTATTATTGTAGGTATGTCTGGTGCAGGTAAAAGTACTGCTTTACATGTATTTGAAGATCTCCAGCTTGTCACAGCAGATGGTATTCCACCGTCACTAGTTACAAGTATGATTCATACAGTTCAAAGTTCTTCACTAGAACACGTTCAAGGGTTAGCTTTAGGTATTAATCAACATAGAATACATACAATGCAAGAGCTTGAACATACTTTTCAAGAAATGCGTAGCCAACATATTTACTTTACGCTTCTCTACCTTGAAGCAGATATGCCCACTCTTATAAAAAGATATGCAGCTACACGAAGGCCTCACCCATTAGAACAATACCATATTGGTCTTGAACATGCCCTTGAAGAAGAAGCTAAACGTCTTATCCCTATAAGACAAACAGCAGATATTGTACTTGATACTACAACATATTCTATTCATGACTTACGAAGGTTTCTACAAAAATCTTGGAACCCTTATCCAGAAAAAATACGATCTATTAAAATTAACATTATTTCTTTTGGATTTAAGTATGGTGTACCTAACGAAGCGGATTTACTATTCGACCTAAGATTCCTACCAAACCCATACTTTGTAGAAGAGTTACGTCCCTTATCTGGAATGGACAAAAAAGTTGCAACTTATGTTCTTAATTCTGCTTCAGGAATAAAATTTAAAAAACATCTTATTAGATTTCTTTCATTCCTTCTTCCTCTCTATGATGCAGAAGGTCGTTATCGTATTACTATTGCTCTTGGTTGCACAGGTGGTAAACATCGTTCTGTTGCTATTTCAGAACTATTATTACATGAACTTACTAAAAAAAACTATACTGTTTCTATAGAGCATCGTCATATGGAACTAGGATAA
- the rpoN gene encoding RNA polymerase factor sigma-54, whose protein sequence is MGLELKQQLKLSQQLVMTPQLQQAIRLLQLSRVELAETIQKELLENPFLEESQEEIASERQETRTEHDPSEAYDQDVSNTADWEDYLGEFASTPKQLQSREYELSEEMSSLEARYASRPTLESHLMWQLRLSTLTDEQKNLGEAIIGNLSSSGYLQASLEEIANSEHTDIEKLKPVLHAIQRFDPVGVAAQSPQECLLIQIEVLGYDRDPILVELIQNHLDDLEAHRYKPLLRKLHITMEELKEYIDIIQTLDPLPGASYGEGDPTYVSPDAFVYQVDNEFIILLNDEGLPNLHLNQAYEHILEESSDKDKEYFSEKIRSAAWLIKSLHQRQRTLYKVVESIVKYQQTFFKEGITKLRPLILKDIADDIGMHESTVSRITTNKYIATPFGIFELKFFFNSALGVDDGSQVGSESVKAIIKKCINEEDPKNPLSDERIGEILKEQLKVNIARRTVAKYRMSMDIPSSSRRKVHF, encoded by the coding sequence ATGGGACTAGAACTCAAGCAACAGCTTAAACTTAGTCAACAGCTTGTAATGACTCCCCAGTTGCAGCAGGCGATCCGTCTATTGCAACTATCACGGGTTGAATTAGCTGAAACAATTCAAAAAGAATTGTTAGAAAATCCATTTCTGGAAGAATCGCAGGAAGAAATAGCTTCTGAACGTCAAGAAACACGGACAGAACATGATCCTTCTGAAGCCTACGATCAGGATGTATCCAACACTGCAGACTGGGAAGATTATCTTGGTGAATTTGCAAGCACACCAAAACAACTTCAATCTCGTGAATACGAACTTTCTGAAGAGATGTCTTCTCTTGAAGCAAGATATGCCTCTCGCCCAACACTTGAAAGTCACCTTATGTGGCAACTTCGCCTTTCAACGCTTACTGATGAACAAAAAAATTTAGGTGAAGCTATTATAGGAAACCTATCTTCATCAGGCTACCTTCAGGCTTCACTTGAAGAAATAGCAAATAGCGAGCACACAGATATAGAAAAACTTAAACCTGTTCTCCATGCAATACAAAGATTTGATCCTGTGGGGGTAGCAGCTCAATCTCCTCAAGAATGCCTACTTATACAAATAGAAGTCTTAGGCTATGATAGAGATCCTATCTTGGTAGAACTTATACAAAACCATCTTGATGATCTTGAAGCACACCGATATAAACCTCTTCTACGTAAACTCCACATTACTATGGAGGAACTTAAAGAATATATTGATATAATTCAAACACTTGATCCTCTACCTGGAGCAAGTTATGGAGAGGGAGATCCTACTTATGTGAGCCCTGATGCATTTGTCTATCAAGTTGATAATGAGTTCATTATATTACTTAATGATGAAGGATTACCTAATCTTCATCTAAACCAAGCTTATGAACATATTTTAGAAGAATCAAGTGACAAAGATAAAGAGTATTTTTCAGAAAAAATTCGTTCAGCTGCATGGCTAATCAAAAGCTTGCACCAACGACAAAGAACACTATATAAAGTAGTAGAAAGTATTGTAAAATATCAACAAACCTTTTTTAAAGAAGGTATCACAAAGCTTCGTCCTCTTATATTAAAAGATATTGCTGATGATATTGGTATGCATGAATCTACAGTTAGCCGAATAACTACTAATAAATACATTGCAACACCATTTGGAATTTTTGAATTAAAATTTTTCTTTAATAGTGCACTTGGTGTTGATGATGGTAGTCAAGTTGGCTCTGAAAGTGTAAAAGCTATTATAAAAAAATGTATCAATGAAGAAGATCCTAAAAATCCTCTTTCTGATGAACGAATTGGTGAAATCTTGAAAGAACAATTAAAAGTTAATATTGCTAGACGAACAGTTGCAAAGTATCGTATGTCTATGGATATTCCATCTTCATCACGTAGAAAAGTACATTTCTAA
- a CDS encoding outer membrane homotrimeric porin, whose product MKKVLISAFLFVGTLLTASLSAEAIDFKAKGVWDFNFEWQQSSFMKGDGDQRFSPKQRLRTQIDIVASESLKGVVFFELGKTIWGRGVDGASIGTDGKNVIKLRYSYVDWVIPYTDVQVRMGLQPYVLPGFVAGSTILDADGAGVTVSAVFNDYLGATAFWMRALHKNYDSNYGISKLPNFKGTTLDVVGLTIPVTISDIKIAPWGMFAFAGKKSLLGESYGDIEDVRAGLLPAMPAGFGYSWGAGNPFGDVFPNKKRGNAWWVGLSAELAGSSPLHIAVDGAYGRADLGSLRNVVIGDFLLDKIDLKRQGWYAALLAEYKFEYVTPGVIGWYASGDKVDSRGASKRIPTLVGNWSATSFGYSGAYGIGKDSVFGNTIAGSWGVVVQLKDISFLENLTHVIRGARIQGTNNKDVPEHLGLSYVTTIYDTRGGDNMLYLTKKDYAWEVDFDTEYKIYKDLSVALELSYIRLELDKKLWNLQREVDKNAYRAGLNMKYQF is encoded by the coding sequence ATGAAAAAAGTGCTTATTAGTGCATTCCTTTTTGTTGGAACATTGCTTACAGCATCGCTTTCAGCAGAAGCTATTGATTTTAAGGCAAAGGGTGTGTGGGACTTCAATTTTGAGTGGCAACAATCTAGTTTTATGAAGGGCGATGGAGATCAACGTTTTTCGCCTAAACAACGTTTACGTACTCAAATAGACATTGTTGCATCAGAGAGTCTTAAGGGTGTTGTATTCTTTGAATTAGGTAAGACTATCTGGGGACGTGGTGTTGATGGTGCTTCTATTGGAACAGATGGTAAAAATGTTATAAAGCTCCGTTATTCCTATGTTGATTGGGTTATTCCTTACACAGATGTGCAAGTCCGTATGGGTTTACAACCTTATGTCCTTCCAGGATTTGTTGCAGGTTCTACAATATTAGATGCTGATGGAGCAGGTGTTACTGTTTCTGCTGTATTTAATGATTATTTAGGTGCTACAGCTTTCTGGATGCGTGCATTGCATAAAAACTATGATAGTAATTATGGAATATCAAAGCTACCTAACTTTAAAGGTACAACATTAGATGTAGTTGGATTAACTATTCCTGTAACAATATCTGATATAAAAATTGCTCCATGGGGTATGTTTGCTTTTGCAGGTAAGAAGAGCTTATTAGGGGAAAGCTATGGAGATATTGAAGATGTAAGAGCAGGTCTTTTACCAGCAATGCCAGCAGGATTTGGATATAGCTGGGGAGCTGGTAATCCATTTGGAGATGTTTTTCCAAATAAAAAGCGTGGTAATGCATGGTGGGTTGGTTTATCAGCTGAACTTGCTGGCTCAAGTCCTTTGCATATAGCTGTTGATGGTGCTTATGGACGAGCAGACTTAGGAAGTCTTAGAAATGTTGTTATTGGTGACTTCTTACTAGATAAGATTGATTTAAAACGTCAAGGTTGGTATGCAGCATTATTAGCAGAATATAAATTTGAATATGTAACTCCAGGGGTTATAGGTTGGTATGCCTCAGGAGATAAAGTTGATTCACGTGGCGCCTCTAAAAGAATACCAACATTAGTTGGAAACTGGTCAGCAACAAGTTTTGGATATAGTGGAGCCTATGGTATAGGCAAAGATTCTGTTTTTGGAAATACTATTGCTGGCTCATGGGGTGTTGTAGTTCAGTTGAAAGATATTTCTTTCTTAGAAAATCTAACTCATGTTATCCGTGGAGCTAGAATTCAGGGTACAAATAATAAAGACGTTCCTGAACACTTAGGTTTATCATACGTTACTACCATTTATGACACACGTGGTGGTGATAATATGCTTTACTTAACAAAGAAAGATTATGCTTGGGAAGTAGATTTTGATACTGAATATAAAATCTATAAAGACTTAAGTGTAGCTCTTGAACTGTCATATATTCGTCTTGAACTTGATAAAAAACTATGGAACCTTCAAAGAGAAGTTGATAAGAATGCCTATCGTGCTGGTTTAAATATGAAGTATCAATTCTAA
- a CDS encoding LptA/OstA family protein, which yields MKLYFVSQVLLLIGLIYTYNQPTLYAQPIKKGSLGTVETKIFSDELTYDLEKQQITFNKNVHVQRPDFQLTTDTLTIYLAPQKKSQKNEDLSTNPISSKISAGELKHIVAKRNVCIKGDKYTGTAGKVTYTEKTGILLLEDSPVLTDGENTITGDSIRYYIYENRSEVIRGKNKRVEATFMQYSNEKVK from the coding sequence ATGAAGCTATATTTTGTCTCACAAGTTTTATTACTTATAGGACTAATATACACCTATAATCAACCTACATTATATGCACAACCTATAAAAAAAGGTTCGCTTGGTACTGTTGAAACAAAAATTTTTTCTGATGAATTAACTTATGACTTAGAAAAACAACAAATTACCTTTAACAAAAATGTTCATGTACAACGTCCAGACTTTCAACTCACAACAGATACATTAACTATTTATTTAGCACCACAAAAAAAATCTCAAAAAAATGAAGATCTATCTACAAACCCTATTTCAAGTAAAATATCTGCTGGCGAGTTAAAACATATTGTAGCAAAAAGAAATGTCTGTATTAAAGGGGATAAATATACAGGTACTGCAGGAAAAGTCACCTATACAGAAAAAACAGGTATCCTTCTTTTAGAGGATTCGCCAGTTCTTACTGATGGAGAAAATACTATTACAGGCGATAGTATCCGTTATTATATATATGAGAATCGAAGTGAAGTTATTAGAGGAAAAAACAAACGTGTTGAAGCTACATTTATGCAATATTCAAATGAAAAGGTAAAATAA
- the gltX gene encoding glutamate--tRNA ligase yields the protein MKKVVTRFAPSPTGQLHIGGARTALFSWLLARHFDGIFHLRIEDTDLERSKQEYTDTILESMSWLGLNWDGEIVYQSKRNERYHEVIDILLQTGHAYWCHCSIEQIEKMREEARQKGEKPRYNGCCREKKLSANPSGVVRLKVPSAGQVTFNDLVKGQVTVQNTELDDMVLQRSDGTPTYQLAVVVDDHDMQVTHIIRGDDHVSNTPKQILIYNALGWEIPIFGHIPMILGSDRQKLSKRHGARAVIEYQEDGFLPEAMLNYLVRLGWSYGDQEIFTLQELISFFDGTNLHSAPAAFNIEKLLWLNAHYLRRLPVSQIANLMLPFVRKEGFTHITKERIEAVLPLYVERADTLKELVYLMKPVLISASDLTYKEDDIKKIVTNESKEHLDRLRNLLEAEINFEPLYIEQLIHEYITSNNLKFKEIGPILRLAVSGVLGGPSLQELIVVIGKKEVLARLDKLRFQL from the coding sequence ATGAAGAAAGTCGTTACACGTTTTGCCCCAAGTCCTACAGGACAATTACATATTGGTGGGGCACGCACGGCTTTGTTTTCTTGGTTGTTAGCTAGGCATTTTGATGGGATATTTCATTTAAGGATAGAAGATACAGACCTTGAAAGATCTAAGCAAGAATATACAGATACTATTCTAGAATCCATGTCATGGCTTGGTTTGAATTGGGATGGAGAAATTGTTTATCAATCAAAACGGAATGAGCGTTACCATGAGGTCATAGATATACTCTTGCAGACTGGTCATGCATATTGGTGTCATTGTTCTATTGAACAAATAGAAAAGATGAGAGAGGAAGCCCGTCAAAAAGGTGAGAAGCCTCGATATAATGGTTGTTGTAGAGAGAAAAAGTTATCTGCTAATCCTTCTGGTGTGGTGCGTCTAAAAGTTCCTTCTGCAGGTCAAGTTACCTTTAATGATCTTGTTAAAGGACAAGTTACAGTCCAAAATACAGAGCTTGACGATATGGTCTTACAACGTTCTGATGGAACACCAACATATCAATTAGCTGTAGTTGTAGATGATCATGATATGCAAGTGACACATATTATTCGTGGAGATGATCATGTTTCAAATACACCAAAACAGATCTTAATTTATAATGCGCTAGGTTGGGAAATACCTATATTTGGTCATATTCCTATGATTCTTGGTTCAGACCGTCAGAAGCTTTCTAAACGTCATGGTGCACGTGCAGTTATTGAATACCAAGAAGATGGCTTTTTACCAGAAGCTATGCTCAATTACCTTGTCCGGCTTGGTTGGTCGTATGGTGATCAAGAAATTTTTACTCTTCAGGAGTTGATAAGTTTTTTTGATGGAACAAATCTTCATAGCGCTCCTGCTGCTTTTAATATAGAGAAGTTACTTTGGCTTAATGCTCATTATCTAAGGAGATTACCAGTCTCCCAGATTGCAAACCTTATGTTACCTTTTGTTAGAAAAGAAGGTTTTACTCATATAACAAAAGAACGGATTGAAGCAGTGTTACCATTGTATGTAGAACGAGCTGATACTCTTAAGGAATTAGTTTATCTTATGAAACCTGTGCTTATTAGTGCTTCAGATCTTACATATAAAGAAGATGATATAAAAAAAATTGTCACTAATGAAAGTAAAGAGCATTTAGATAGATTACGTAATTTATTAGAAGCTGAAATAAACTTTGAACCATTATATATTGAACAGCTTATCCATGAGTATATCACAAGTAACAATCTGAAGTTTAAAGAGATTGGTCCAATTCTTCGTTTAGCTGTATCTGGTGTTTTAGGAGGACCAAGCCTACAAGAACTTATTGTAGTAATTGGGAAAAAAGAAGTCCTAGCTAGATTAGATAAGTTACGCTTTCAGTTATAA
- a CDS encoding YbhB/YbcL family Raf kinase inhibitor-like protein produces MKKLILTFALLLVTNITTFASEPFTLSSPQMKNGTIATNQVYNSFGCKGKNISPSLEWKNPPEGTKSFAITMFDIDAPTGSGWWHWIVYNIPTSTSSLVLGAGNDPKKLPKGAVQSINDFGFIGFGGPCPPVGAKLHHYIFTIYALNVETMDLPATTMPAAIGFNIHMHMIDKATFTATYSRK; encoded by the coding sequence ATGAAAAAACTGATTCTAACTTTTGCTTTATTATTAGTAACAAATATAACTACTTTTGCTTCTGAGCCTTTTACTCTATCAAGCCCACAAATGAAAAATGGAACTATTGCAACTAATCAAGTTTATAATAGTTTTGGATGCAAAGGAAAAAATATTTCTCCAAGTCTAGAGTGGAAAAATCCTCCTGAAGGAACTAAAAGCTTTGCTATAACTATGTTTGATATAGATGCACCAACAGGTAGTGGATGGTGGCATTGGATAGTTTATAACATTCCTACATCCACTTCCTCATTAGTACTAGGAGCAGGAAATGATCCTAAAAAACTTCCCAAAGGTGCAGTTCAATCAATAAATGACTTTGGTTTTATTGGATTTGGAGGACCTTGTCCTCCAGTTGGTGCAAAACTTCATCACTATATTTTTACTATCTATGCTCTCAATGTAGAGACAATGGATTTACCAGCAACAACTATGCCTGCAGCTATTGGATTCAATATTCATATGCATATGATTGACAAAGCTACTTTTACTGCTACTTATTCTCGTAAGTAA
- the lptC gene encoding LPS export ABC transporter periplasmic protein LptC translates to MKKFFIWTIILILIFSFAYWLYTQKVMDSLFTTEKKQAGNELLNINDSDPTSVDHSLSLENSLGLALKGVNLSQGENGIELWRLKASWARLSKDRESIQVDSPIVQYLLGDGLNNDAITVRADKGKIVENQNTIILWENLLIAQDNKSITGPYMVYDTKKRHIYFPNGAQFTSPQATSAAGKVTWDLKSNIISGKNGIKVTIHAKNI, encoded by the coding sequence ATGAAAAAATTTTTTATTTGGACTATAATACTTATACTCATTTTTTCTTTTGCATATTGGTTATATACTCAAAAAGTCATGGATTCTTTATTCACTACAGAAAAAAAACAGGCTGGAAATGAGTTGTTAAATATCAATGATAGTGACCCAACATCAGTAGATCACTCTCTTTCTCTTGAAAACTCCTTAGGTTTAGCATTAAAAGGTGTAAATCTTTCCCAAGGAGAAAATGGAATTGAGCTTTGGCGTCTTAAGGCTTCTTGGGCTCGTCTCTCAAAAGATAGAGAATCTATACAAGTAGATAGTCCTATTGTTCAATATCTACTTGGCGATGGTTTGAATAATGATGCTATCACAGTACGTGCAGATAAAGGGAAAATAGTAGAAAATCAGAATACTATTATACTTTGGGAAAATCTTCTTATTGCACAAGATAATAAAAGCATAACAGGTCCCTATATGGTATATGATACAAAAAAACGACATATATATTTTCCTAATGGAGCTCAATTTACAAGTCCACAAGCTACAAGTGCAGCAGGAAAAGTTACTTGGGATCTTAAATCAAATATTATTAGTGGTAAAAATGGGATCAAAGTTACTATCCATGCAAAAAATATATAA